The following coding sequences lie in one Trichoderma breve strain T069 chromosome 1, whole genome shotgun sequence genomic window:
- a CDS encoding alpha/beta hydrolase fold domain-containing protein: MKSIGFPFLYLCTLTGASSVASGNHGSYDVRPFTISLSHDVPRMLERIRDTELPDAISQYPGNEAGISLETLKAFRNQWLVDFDWFKEEESLNRYHHFTAKIENLDVHFIHEKSNEPDAIPLILYHGWPGSFLEFIPLIKNLTQKAKTSTGKHVSFDVIVPSLPGFAFSSAPGANWTVDDSARVFNTLMTKVLGYKTYAVHATGSGYFIEEGSKPNDIGLVLYDNPVGQLVWIGEKYIEWSDPKAGTSPSVLTHNEILRIISLYYLTKSILSSGYIYFQNPLGQTGFRYNYTRARTDAPMLFSAFKYNVHYWPRALAETVGNLVLYRNHDFGGHFPGLDNPPALIEDIREIGSYWE; encoded by the exons ATGAAATCGATTGGCTTTCCCTTCTTATATTTATGCACATTGACTGGTGCATCATCCGTCGCCAGTGGCAATCATGGTTCGTACGACGTGCGGCCTTTTACTATTAGCCTCTCCCATGATGTTCCTCGCATGCTAGAGCGCATACGAGATACAGAGCTGCCAGATGCAATCTCTCAATATCCAGGGAATGAAGCTGGCATTAGTCTGGAGACCCTGAAAGCCTTCAGAAACCAGTGGCTCGTCGACTTCGATTGgttcaaagaagaagaatcgctGAACAG ATATCATCATTTCACGGCCAAAATAGAGAATCTTGATGTGCATTTCATACATGAAAAGTCAAATGAACCTGATGCGATCCCACTAATTCTCTACCATGGTTGGCCAGGATCATTTCTCGAATTTATTCCCCTGATAAAGAACCTCAcacaaaaggcaaaaacatCTACTGGGAAACATGTTTCATTTGATGTGATTGTACCATCACTACCTGGCTTCGCTTTTTCCTCCGCGCCAGGAGCTAACTGGACAGTGGACGATTCTGCTCGGGTCTTTAATACTCTAATGACAAAAGTCTTAGGGTATAAGACTTATGCAGTTCATG CTACGGGAAGCGGGTACTTTATTGAGGAAGGTTCAAAG CCTAATGACATTGGCCTTGTGCTATACGATAACCCGGTGGGCCAGCTTGTGTGGATTGGAGAGAAGTATATTGAAT GGTCGGATCCTAAGGCGGGCACCAGCCCATCCGTGTTGACTCACAATGAGATTCTTCGCATTATATCCCTTTATTATCTGACCAAGTCAATCTTGTCATCAGGATATATCTACTTCCAGAATCCTCTCGGCCAAACTGGATTTCGATACAATTATACGAGGGCCCGCACAGATGCTCCCATGCTCTTCAGTGCCTTCAAATACAATGTCCATTACTGGCCACGCGCATTAGCTGAAACCGTGGGCAATTTGGTCCTTTACCGAA ATCATGACTTTGGCGGGCATTTCCCTGGGCTGGATAACCCCCCTGCTCTGATAGAAGATATACGAGAAATCGGTAGCTATTGGGAATGA
- a CDS encoding ctr copper transporter family domain-containing protein, with protein sequence MGMSSAFSTNIRVTLFFTEWTTTTAAAYVATIIFLFCLTLFNRFLGALRFQTERTWSGQTRSRNLLSTPPIGRNRRALFKAKASPIPTYILRQSNPEGDPLTSEESGDEWSTGRDQSDKRMSIRKIFGNWQPSAPWSLKKDGIRAIMEFTRALIGYLLMLAVMTFNIGIFLAILIGILVGELIFGRYTQGSDGWQEGACHM encoded by the exons ATGGGCATGTCTTCAGCCTTCTCCACAAATATCCGCGTTACTTTGTTCTTCACAGAATGGACAACtaccacagcagcagcatacGTTGCCACCATAATATTCCTCTTTTGCCTGACCCTCTTCAACCGTTTCCTGGGAGCACTGAGGTTTCAAACAGAGCGGACCTGGTCTGGCCAAACTCGAAGCAGGAATCTACTATCCACGCCACCCATCGGCCGTAACCGTCGCGCGCTCTTCAAGGCCAAAGCAAGCCCGATACCTACATACATTCTGAGGCAAAGTAACCCCGAAGGGGACCCTTTGACGAGCGAAGAGAGCGGTGATGAGTGGTCTACCGGTCGAGATCAGTCCGACAAACGTATGTCAATCCGGAAAATATTTGGCAACTGGCAGCCAAGTGCGCCCTGGAGTCTCAAAAAAGATGGCATTAGGGCAATTATGGAGTTTACGAGAGCTCTAATTGGATATCTTCT AATGCTCGCAGTTATGACTTTTAATATTGGAATCTTTTTAGCCATTCTTATAGGAATTTTAGTTGGAGAGCTTATTTTTGGTCGGTATACGCAGGGTTCCGATGGATGGCAAGAAGGAGCTTGCCATATGTGA
- a CDS encoding fasciclin domain-containing protein codes for MHKQHLFSLFGLYATSVTLAQSPQSLLSVLQQNGFTEFAQRLQASEPVHANPGIIVYAPSNSAFGGGVNATVSRRQAGAASGLESSLYFSNTIKNEYIDPSAGGQNNTSARRFRKRATSLGTVLETLYQDPSVRLGPGNNQTLVERGVPSASLPFVFSGSGKYSKVTGPDIPFDGGVVRPIDALLSLPGNLSSTLQTIGEAKFAAALQQAGLVEALENTGSITVLAPSNDVFTLSSTLTQAQLGQVLKEHIIVSPSFPLYSPWLVDGLTVRTLGGSNISVVIKDDVAYLNGARILGGDSLIQNGVVHTIDKLLSGNIPTIPTSTAMITRPLPWEALTLTFIGTVVARHLLF; via the exons ATGCACAAACAACACCTCTTTTCACTCTTTGGCCTTTATGCCACTTCTGTGACTCTCGCACAGTCGCCACAGTCGCTCTTGTCGGTCTTGCAACAAAATGGGTTCACAGAATTTGCTCAACGGCTTCAGGCAAGCGAGCCTGTGCATGCCAATCCTGGCATTATTGTATATGCCCCAAGCAATAGTGcttttggtggtggtgtcaATGCCACTGTCTCCCGCCGTCAAGCTGGTGCAGCTTCCGGCCTTGAGAGTTCGCTCTACTTTTCAAATACTATCAAAAATGAGTATATTGATCCTTCTGCTGGCGGTCAAAACAACACTTCCGCAAGACGGTTCCGAAAGCGGGCAACCTCTCTAGGAACCGTCCTCGAGACGTTATATCAAGACCCATCAGTGCGCCTTGGCCCCGGGAATAACCAAACACTCGTGGAGAGGGGCGTCCCCTCTGCGTCGCTTCCATTCGTGTTTTCAGGCTCAGGGAAATACTCCAAAGTTACAGGTCCCGACATTCCCTTCGACGGTGGCGTTGTTCGTCCCATTGATGCGCTTCTTAGCCTACCAGGGAACTTATCATCGACTCTTCAGACAATAGGCGAGGCCAAATTCGCTGCAGCATTGCAACAAGCGGGCTTAGTTGAAGCTCTTGAAAACACAGGGTCCATTACTGTCCTCGCACCAAGCAATGATGTGTTCACTCTTTCTAGCACACTTACACAGGCACAACTTGGGCAGGTACTGAAGGAGCATATCATTGTCAGCCCATCATTCCCGCTGTACTCACCTTGGCTTGTGGATGGACTGACTGTCCGCACGCTTGGTGGTTCCAACATCTCTGTTGTAATCAAAGACGATGTTGCCTATTTGAATGGTGCCCGAATTCTGGGAGGAGATTCTCTCATTCAAAATGGCGTTGTCCACACTATTGATAAG CTTCTGAGTGGAAATATCCCCACTATTCCTACCAGTACTGCGATGATTACAAGACCCCTGCCGTGGGAAGCTCTAACTCTCACATTTATTGGCACAGTTGTTGCCCGAcatcttctcttttga
- a CDS encoding ferric reductase like transmembrane component domain-containing protein codes for MGLLTSVLVAASASVPVAGLQGFGDQSTGYFPYCATACNRALGSNYLSCSFDGYVPGGMMDSDSASATPACRGSNMPFLSSLAYCISTHCNYDMGIIETWWAAKSTGSGGAFEPPRWSYQEALMNVTIAPTHTITAKDNLTSTMLANETNYRNQYGTLFMVDREEFLHEKYGLVLLMVGFGTPLLATWLGYLPFVSPLIYKLKPYIIWPSTIGSCRIRQLPFLGGTALTRGQALYVFVMVVLTVVFMAVHYESYQPNLWYPGLSVELMAYVVWRTGCYSLALLPVVFLFSARNNTLLWLTHWSHETYILLHRWVARIFALLVIIHSILSIVYYVKDGNYDVNLVEAWWIWGCVGTVAISAMLITATSWMRRFSYEFFLISHIVLAVFVLAGTWYHLFYLYLNMSGYEQWLYVAFGVWGLDRLFRVFRILKNGIKRARIINISDDIVRIDIDNIHWGFQPGKVVYAYFPTLQPLRPWENHPFSVLPTAMLERSNAVAPALDKDSSSSHGSGCQDDIEKTVVSQQKPVKQVASASEHQPTAGITLYIRKSTGFTKALAAGTSILTLLDGPYPGNPIAPISQCDRVLLVCGGIGITAILPWVDSHPNVKLAWSVKESALPLVDSVRKVLDRVVEKDVRIGHRLDIEDLLMEESQAGWKRIGVVVCGPDGMCDDTRALVTEVAKRGEAQFELEVHAYSW; via the exons ATGGGGCTGTTAACCTCAGTCCTGGTGGCGGCGAGTGCGTCCGTACCCGTCGCTGGGTTGCAGGGGTTTGGCGATCAATCGACTGGATATTTCCCCTATTGCGCCACGGCGTGTAACCGGGCTTTGGGATCCAACTACCTCTCCTGTTCCTTTGATGGCTACGTTCCTGGCGGCATGATGGATAGTGACTCGGCCTCAGCAACCCCCGCGTGCCGGGGCAGCAACATGccattcctctcctccttggcgTACTGTATCAGTACCCATTGCAACTACGACATGGGAATTATCGAGACTTGGTGGGCGGCCAAGAGCACCGGGTCTGGCGGTGCGTTTGAGCCGCCCAGATGGTCTTACCAAGAGGCTCTGATGAACGTCACCATCGCACCGACCCACACCATTACGGCCAAGGACAACCTTACGTCGACTATGCTTGCCAACGAGACCAACTATCGGAACCAATACGGCACGCTCTTCATGGTGGACCGCGAAGAGTTCTTACATGAGAAATATGG ACTTGTTCTCCTCATGGTGGGATTCGGCACCCCCCTGCTTGCCACGTGGCTAGGATACCTGCCATTCGTGAGCCCTCTCATCTATAAGCTCAAGCCCTACATCATCTGGCCCAGTACCATCGGATCGTGTCGGATTCGGCAGCTCCCGTTCCTAGGCGGAACTGCTCTGACGAGAGGCCAAGCCCTGTATGTGTTCGTTATGGTTGTCCTCACCGTCGTATTTATGGCGGTGCATTATGAGTCGTACCAACCGAATCTATGGTACCCGGGCCTAAGCGTTGAGCTCATGGCATACGTTGTGTGGCGCACTGGCTGCTACTCTCTCGCCCTGCTACCCGtcgttttccttttctctgctAGGAACAACACACTGTTGTGGCTGACACACTGGTCACACGAGACGTAcattcttctccatcgctGGGTGGCCCGAATCTTTGCGCtgctcgtcatcatccactCGATCTTGTCCATCGTCTACTATGTAAAAGACGGAAATTACGATGTCAACTTGGTCGAGGCATGGTGGATTTGGGGGTGCGTCGGGACTGTTGCTATTAGTGCCATGTTGATCACGGCAACTTCGTGGATGCGCCGTTTCTCATACGAGTTCTTCCTGATATCGCATATAGTGCTGGCCGTCTTTGTTCTTGCGGGCACGTGGTATCACCTCTTTTACCTCTACTTGAACATGTCGGGCTATGAGCAATGGCTGTACGTCGCTTTTGGTGTCTGGGGCCTTGACCGCCTCTTCCGCGTCTTTCGTATCCTGAAAAACGGTATAAAGCGCGCGCGTATTATCAACATCAGTGACGATATCGTCCGCATCGACATCGATAACATTCACTGGGGATTCCAACCAGGGAAAGTTGTATATGCATATTTCCCGACGCTGCAGCCTCTCCGTCCGTGGGAGAATCACCCCTTTTCTGTGCTCCCTACCGCCATGCTGGAACGATCCAACGCCGTCGCCCCGGCGCTTGACAAGgactccagctcttctcatGGCTCCGGCTGCCAAGATGACATTGAGAAGACAGTTGTTAGCCAGCAAAAACCTGTGAAGCAGGTCGCAAGTGCATCGGAGCACCAGCCTACAGCGGGCATCACGCTCTATATCCGCAAGTCGACGGGCTTTACTAAGGCACTAGCCGCCGGTACTAGCATTCTGACACTTCTCGACGGTCCTTATCCCGGCAACCCGATCGCTCCCATCTCTCAATGTGATCGCGTATTGCTTGTCTGCGGTGGAATTGGCATCACCGCGATCCTGCCTTGGGTCGACAGCCACCCGAATGTGAAGCTAGCATGGAGTGTTAAAGAATCCGCCTTGCCGCTCGTTGATTCAGTAAGAAAAGTCCTCGACAGAGTCGTCGAAAAGGACGTAAGGATTGGTCATCGCCTGGATATCGAAGATCTTCTTATGGAGGAGTCACAAGCTGGGTGGAAACGCATCGGAGTAGTGGTGTGTGGACCTGACGGAATGTGTGATGATACGAGAGCGTTGGTCACCGAAGTGGCGAAGCGTGGAGAGGCTCAGTTTGAGCTGGAAGTGCATGCTTATAGCTGGTAG
- a CDS encoding PGAP1-like protein domain-containing protein, translating into MSRFPAAIKTLHARVAHTNTDASEDETQETDPLGLTTLYDPAPRNAIVDIVFIHGLGGSSRKTWSNSSRPRSFWPKDWLPDERGFEDVRVHSFGYRADWGKKWQQQSILNIHDFAESLIGSLRNHPNIRRDDTRIILVGHSMGGCVAKEAYIIARQHPSYKDLAGRIYGIFFLGTPHHGSDLAGILESMLIVAWGKKPFVTDLKSGSSTLALIRDRFRHVAADLALWTFYETLPTALGPITRMVVDKDSAILGFDKERIEAMNADHRHVCKFTSQDDSNYKMVRNALHTAVDEIKDRFLESTLSQLDTADSTEIELDLRLKSLLGVSDTLEDDLTLQSELKMPDSCEWLTNKSCFNSWKDGDAPSILWLTGRPATGKSILSSHVIDHLRPLRMATQDNLVREKLIQLEHEGVAWDKTDDATIWTKLFVDRIFKLPFEKQHFWVIDGLDECGNFSSLFTKKLLAKLPRKRELRIFVTSRNLDAVERGLASLGPQVITYALSDSDTLEDIRLFLATKLRELDRLETEDDLEAMCNKILKKSSGSFLWARLVLQEFENAWTEEAMEDVLKEVPGELCDLYSRMVQSIEMDKSKASLARTILTWVVLARRPLGLDELRAIPSLCGQLVYVDPTDKAHIIHETAREFLLDQSMCSELTVYKERGHTHIAGILTRFLSGDCLKALQMSSQRSVKMKGFAKSASTMPIDSSLLGYASTFFSEHIYRCSSGDDVLMEEICTFLNTNVLSWIEHVAKGGDISHITRGAMNLRGYLGRRAKYVPPTDLSVSIVEGWVTDLIRVAAKFQSQLLTSPRSIHRLIPPLCPSESMIFRTFSKDRRSATFAVKGLPAGTWDDCLSRLDFQKGQATALHLTITHPERVKFLQFSQDDEYVISCGAKSMVLWGPTTGIQLYKFPLQSPPLGVIFLGLDEILCAFQSGSLTRWSLEGFRSGSIPENLEDDYSHTQYIVPQQSPTCVAFLVTSDAILLAVGYRKHPVLIWNTLEQQVLGQCIVDANNGIDDMVFNPNPDIIALIVSCNDGRLCIFDYLTMKLTFTMPNVYAQSVACSPDGHSLVTGGSHGMIEVFDFDHDYDGNTILMPIYRIDGLYDSVRGVAFSFNGLRFLDVHSQQCRVWEPTALVRKNNELESTSDAATLPVTTVGMLNGPEEPEITSLLEVSRDGECVIAGKRRGDVCLFSTTDGAEACTFYQHARGVSVIAVALGEEKNIVVSADDSGRVLVGELLMPLRDIATGFQGQKQPAARIILDRRFGGAVVRLLINDAADRLLITGHNFDELWELPSGLVHKPIRQPSTEDYTANSCALDCNKAASSSARTAFRHPANPEWFVIITGDVARVFRWADYNELTSAEGIRLQRPTPSLEPSSQRESPRSPKVQRFEPLRHNSDCTFTTASYHVASEYVVELLRASASAPPQIHLWSAATFDPDLPGTSAFPITAPSLGAVRSSVRSVIGLVGPSTLVFLDNDLWICSAELQPKVTSGMGNIGIIRPSSPNTTARRHFFALSEWCDTEGELKCALAAVSGTTPRTYSREVIFASDHRVVIIKGGFEFWERLTL; encoded by the exons ATGTCGCGATTCCCAGCGGCAATAAAGACCTTACACGCCAGGGTCGCCCACACCAACACGGATGCATCTGAAGATGAAACCCAAGAGACCGACCCGCTGGGACTTACCACGCTCTACGATCCAGCGCCTAGAAATGCCATAGTCGATATAGTATTCATCCATGGACTTGGAGGAAGCAGCAGGAAGACATGGTCGAATTCGAGCCGCCCGAGGTCCTTTTGGCCGAAAGATTGGCTGCCGGATGAGCGAGGATTTGAAGATGTACGGGTCCATTCTTTTGGCTATCGAGCAGACTGGGGCAAGAAGTGGCAGCAACAAAGCATCCTGAATATTCACGACTTTGCCGAGTCTCTAATAGGGAGCCTGAGAAACCACCCAAACATACGTCGGGATGATACGCGCATCATTCTCGTTGGTCACAGCATGGGCGGGTGTGTTGCAAAAGAAGCCTACATCATCGCACGACAACACCCATCATATAAAGACCTAGCAGGGCGAATATAtggaatcttcttcctcggtaCCCCACATCACGGCTCAGATCTGGCAGGCATCCTAGAGAGCATGCTGATTGTTGCTTGGGGCAAAAAGCCTTTTGTAACGGACTTAAAATCTGGATCATCTACGCTCGCCCTGATCAGAGATAGGTTCCGCCATGTTGCAGCGGACTTGGCATTGTGGACCTTTTATGAGACATTGCCTACAGCCTTGGGGCCTATAACTAGAATGGTGGTGGACAAAGACTCGGCAATTTTAGGCTTTGATAAAGAAAGGATCGAGGCGATGAATGCGGATCATCGCCATGTCTGCAAATTCACCAGTCAAGACGATTCTAACTACAAGATGGTACGAAATGCCCTCCACACTGCTGTCGATGAGATTAAAGATAGATTCCTGGAGTCGACCCTATCACAACTTGATACAGCTGATAGTACGGAGATCGAATTAGATCTGCGCTTAAAGTCTCTTCTTGGAGTATCCGATACATTGGAGGATGATCTTACATTACAATCCGAGCTTAAAATGCCCGATTCTTGCGAATGGCTTACGAACAAGTCTTGTTTCAATTCTTGGAAGGACGGCGATGCCCCGAGTATTCTCTGGCTGACTGGGAGGCCTGCAACCGGAAAATCCATCCTTTCCAGCCACGTTATTGATCACCTGAGGCCTCTACGT ATGGCAACTCAGGATAATCTGGTGAGAGAGAAGCTTATACAGCTTGAACACGAGGGAGTCGCCTGGGATAAGACAGACGACGCGACTATCTGGACAAAGCTTTTCGTCGATAGAATCTTCAAGCTACCATTTGAAAAGCAGCACTTCTGGGTgattgatggccttgatgaatgTGGCAACTTTAGTTCACTCTTCACCAAGAAGCTTTTGGCCAAATTGCCTCGTAAGCGCGAACTTCGAATTTTCGTTACCAGCCGCAATCTAGATGCTGTTGAGCGTGGGTTAGCATCTCTCGGGCCTCAAGTGATTACCTATGCCTTGTCAGATTCAGATACTCTCGAGGACATTCGGCTATTCTTGGCCACAAAGCTCAGAGAATTGGACCGCCTGGAGACAGAGGACGATTTGGAGGCCATGTGCAACAAAATTCTCAAAAAGTCTTCCGGTTCTTTCCTCTGGGCTCGCCTAGTCTTGCAGGAATTCGAAAACGCTTGGACTGAGGAGGCCATGGAAGACGTCTTAAAGGAAGTGCCTGGAGAGCTCTGCGACTTGTACAGTAGAATGGTACAGTCGATCGAGATGgacaagagcaaagcaagccTTGCGAGGACTATATTGACATGGGTAGTCCTAGCACGCCGCCCGCTGGGTCTCGATGAACTACG GGCAATTCCTAGTTTATGTGGTCAGCTTGTCTACGTTGATCCAACAGACAAGGCGCATATAATACACGAAACAGCACGCGAGTTTCTCCTCGATCAGAGCATGTGCTCTGAACTTACTGTTTACAAGGAGCGCGGCCACACTCACATTGCGGGTATTCTCACGCGATTTCTGTCGGGCGATTGCCTTAAAGCACTGCAAATGAGTTCCCAACGATCCGTGAAGATGAAAGGTTTCGCCAAATCTGCGTCCACAATGCCTATTGACTCATCTCTGCTTGGCTATGCATCGACATTCTTTTCGGAGCACATATATCGCTGTTCATCAGGAGATGATGTCTTGATGGAAGAAATATGCACTTTCCTGAACACCAATGTCCTCTCCTGGATCGAACATGTTGCGAAAGGCGGTGATATAAGTCACATTACACGAGGCGCCATGAACCTTCGCGGTTATTTAGGTCGTCGAGCGAAATACGTTCCCCCGACGGATTTATCGGTTAGCATTGTTGAAGGTTGGGTGACAGACCTCATTCGCGTAGCTGCAAAGTTTCAATCTCAGCTGCTCACGTCGCCCCGTTCAATCCACCGCCTAATACCCCCTCTATGCCCGTCAGAGTCTATGATTTTCAGGACCTTTTCAAAAGATCGGCGATCGGCAACTTTCGCTGTTAAAGGCCTTCCTGCTGGAACATGGGATGACTGCTTGAGCCGCCTCGATTTCCAGAAGGGCCAAGCAACAGCA CTACATCTGACCATCACACACCCCGAAAGAGTCAAATTTCTCCAGTTCAGCCAAGATGACGAATACGTTATCTCTTGTGGCGCCAAGTCAATGGTCCTATGGGGGCCAACAACAGGTATTCAATTATATAAATTCCCCTTACAATCGCCCCCTCTTGGAGTCATATTCTTAGGTCTTGACGAAATTCTTTGCGCATTCCAATCTGGTAGTCTCACAAGATG GAGCCTCGAGGGATTTCGGAGCGGATCAATACCGGAGAACCTTGAGGATGACTACTCACACACACAATATATTGTGCCGCAACAGTCTCCAACTTGCGTGGCCTTTTTAGTAACGAGCGATGCTATCTTACTTGCTGTCGGCTACCGCAAACACCCGGTACTAATATGGAACACGCTGGAGCAACAAGTATTGGGTCAATGTATCGTTGATGCAAACAATGGCATCGATGATATGGTATTCAATCCTAACCCAGACATCATTGCACTGATAGTATCATGTAATGATGGTAGATTATGCATTTTCGACTACTTGACGATGAAGTTGACGTTCACCATGCCAAATGTGTATGCGCAAAGCGTCGCCTGCTCACCCGATGGTCATAGTCTGGTCACGGGTGGCAGTCATGGAATGATCGAAGTTTTCGACTTCGACCATGATTATGATGGCAACACTATCCTGATGCCTATCTACCGCATCGACGGGCTATATGACTCGGTCCGTGGCGTGGCCTTCAGCTTCAACGGACTGCGCTTCCTTGATGTTCACTCCCAACAGTGCCGTGTGTGGGAGCCAACAGCCCTAGTCAGGAAGAACAATGAATTAGAGAGTACCAGTGATGCAGCAACTCTCCCTGTAACAACAGTTGGCATGCTTAATGGCCCCGAAGAACCAGAAATCACAAGTCTCCTAGAGGTATCGAGGGACGGCGAGTGTGTCATTGCAGGCAAGCGGCGAGGAGAtgtttgtctcttctctacTACCGACGGAGCAGAGGCTTGCACGTTTTACCAGCACGCGCGGGGAGTATCTGTCATAGCGGTTgctcttggagaagagaagaatattgTTGTTTCAGCTGATGACTCCGGTCGTGTCTTAGTCGGCGAGCTACTGATGCCTTTGAGGGATATTGCAACAGGGTTTCAAGGACAAAAACAGCCAGCAGCGCGTATTATTCTTGACCGTCGATTTGGCGGTGCAGTAGTGCGATTACTCATCAATGATGCAGCCGACCGGCTTCTTATAACTGGCCACAACTTTGATGAACTTTGGGAGTTGCCGTCTGGATTAGTTCACAAACCGATACGGCAACCATCTACGGAGGACTACACCGCAAATTCTTGCGCTTTGGATTGTAATAAAGCAGCCAGCTCTTCCGCTCGCACGGCTTTCCGGCATCCTGCAAATCCAGAGTGGTTCGTAATTATCACTGGTGATGTGGCGCGAGTCTTTCGCTGGGCCGACTATAATGAATTGACTTCTGCGGAGGGCATTCGCCTTCAAAGGCCTACACCATCCTTGGAGCCCAGTTCACAGAGGGAGTCTCCACGATCACCGAAAGTTCAACGATTCGAACCTTTACGACATAACTCCGATTGCACCTTTACAACGGCATCATATCATGTCGCGTCTGAATAcgtcgtcgagcttcttAGAGCCTCAGCATCTGCACCGCCGCAAATCCATCTGTGGTCAGCCGCTACGTTTGATCCAGACTTACCGGGAACATCGGCCTTCCCGATCACAGCACCTAGTCTCGGTGCCGTACGTTCATCCGTGCGATCAGTGATCGGACTCGTAGGTCCATCTACGCTGGTTTTTTTAGACAATGATCTATGGATATGCAGTGCCGAATTGCAGCCCAAAGTCACTAGTGGGATGGGAAATATCGGTATCATTCGGCCATCGTCACCCAACACAACCGCCCGTCGTCATTTCTTTGCGTTGAGTGAATGGTGCGATACAGAGGGCGAACTGAAGTGTGCGCTGGCTGCTGTCTCGGGGACGACTCCACGCACCTACAGTCGGGAAGTTATATTCGCGAGCGATCATCGTGTTGTTATAATAAAGGGCGGTTTCGAATTCTGGGAGAGACTTACTCTTTGA